A genome region from Chlamydiota bacterium includes the following:
- the corC gene encoding Magnesium and cobalt efflux protein CorC has translation MLFGILLICLLFISAFFSATEISMFSLSRHEIDLFSRSSKKRQNLVAKVISRPGDLLVVLLIMNIFANILLQNVIAETFPPQSSWIYTILLPIVLMLFIGEVIPKAIALNINKKIAQLTAPIISKIVFFMRPIAKRAVHITNFISNFIFFFLKEQKEITEQELVHAMEHSKEKGVLEKEETELLLGFLDLQKRQVKQIMNPKEDILFYDIGDPLDELIDLFSKENCSRVPVCKNTLDQILGIIDLESYFLNEDKLKNPVDLQAFLKPAYFVPETMLVKHLIEDQMMKENEIAIIVDEYGLCTGLVTDEDLSEVLVGDILDKRDENKRLFTMPSKDVMIASAKLEIEEFEEAFGTEIEKDPSAVTIGGWLLERIGKLPKNGEEFRFSNLLFHVLQATPSRILKLYIRKLKKK, from the coding sequence ATGCTGTTTGGCATTCTATTAATCTGTCTCCTTTTTATTAGCGCTTTTTTTTCTGCCACAGAAATCTCGATGTTTTCTTTATCAAGACATGAAATAGATCTCTTTTCTCGTTCTTCAAAAAAGCGCCAAAATCTTGTGGCAAAGGTGATCTCCAGGCCTGGCGATTTGCTGGTTGTGCTTTTGATCATGAATATTTTTGCCAATATCTTGCTCCAAAACGTGATTGCAGAAACCTTTCCTCCCCAAAGTTCGTGGATATATACCATCCTTTTGCCGATTGTTTTGATGCTTTTCATTGGCGAGGTGATCCCTAAAGCCATTGCGCTTAATATTAACAAAAAAATCGCACAACTTACAGCTCCGATCATTTCAAAAATTGTCTTTTTTATGCGTCCTATTGCCAAACGTGCCGTGCATATCACCAATTTTATCTCCAATTTTATCTTTTTCTTTTTAAAAGAACAAAAAGAGATTACAGAACAAGAACTTGTCCACGCAATGGAACATTCCAAAGAAAAAGGCGTGTTAGAAAAAGAAGAAACAGAACTTTTGTTAGGATTTTTGGATTTGCAAAAAAGGCAAGTGAAACAAATCATGAATCCAAAAGAAGACATTTTATTTTATGACATTGGAGATCCACTAGATGAGCTCATCGACCTGTTTTCAAAAGAAAATTGTTCTCGTGTACCTGTGTGTAAAAATACACTAGATCAGATTCTTGGCATCATCGATTTAGAAAGCTATTTTTTAAATGAAGATAAACTCAAAAATCCAGTGGATTTACAAGCTTTTTTAAAGCCTGCCTATTTTGTTCCAGAAACGATGCTGGTCAAACATTTGATCGAAGATCAAATGATGAAAGAAAATGAAATTGCCATCATTGTGGATGAATATGGCCTATGCACAGGGCTTGTGACAGATGAAGATTTGTCTGAGGTGCTTGTGGGCGATATTTTAGATAAGCGCGATGAAAACAAACGCTTATTTACGATGCCTTCTAAAGATGTGATGATTGCGTCTGCAAAACTTGAGATTGAAGAGTTTGAAGAGGCGTTTGGCACAGAGATTGAAAAAGATCCCTCTGCTGTCACTATTGGTGGTTGGTTGTTAGAGCGCATTGGAAAATTGCCAAAAAACGGAGAAGAGTTTCGTTTTTCTAATCTACTTTTCCATGTATTGCAAGCCACGCCTTCACGTATTTTAAAACTTTACATTCGGAAATTGAAGAAAAAATGA
- the tlyC_1 gene encoding Hemolysin C, whose amino-acid sequence MKEIWLWISLTILCIGLEAFFTMSEMSFVSFDRVRLHFLEAQGHKRAKLLLKLLQKPIYLFGTTLIGVSFALITGSECSRQLYSAIGLPEGLAPITQILLVVMFAELTPLLAARRHFQSVAFFCVPIISFLSKVFYPLLLIIAFVSKGLNMLLRGKKESSELVLTREELQNILERVHTKKMVDIERLEGGLIQNIFKLKHKPMSTMITPLGELLLVPKTTPVSSVKTLLKANYMPYVLVYDQVPTKITKIVFSKELVQKNQQGEIDQLGKLPWFVTQDVNALELLKQLRSNMRVVACILDTQANAIGTVQIEDIFEELFPRAKHKKSKLMRAYQLTVDADLTIQEFNEQFHTNIEASEEMTLQELMLDKLGHVPKEGDTIMLEHLEIKVLDANVFSTKTLSVRSVLE is encoded by the coding sequence ATGAAAGAAATATGGTTGTGGATCTCCCTTACGATCCTATGCATTGGGTTAGAAGCGTTTTTTACTATGAGCGAAATGTCATTTGTCTCTTTTGACCGTGTCCGTTTGCATTTTTTAGAAGCGCAAGGGCACAAAAGAGCTAAATTACTATTAAAACTTTTACAAAAACCGATCTACTTATTTGGCACCACACTCATTGGTGTGAGCTTTGCTCTGATCACAGGATCTGAATGTTCACGTCAATTGTACAGCGCGATAGGCCTTCCAGAGGGCCTCGCTCCCATTACACAAATTTTACTTGTTGTCATGTTTGCCGAACTCACGCCTCTTTTGGCTGCAAGGCGCCATTTTCAAAGTGTGGCATTTTTTTGCGTCCCGATTATTTCTTTTTTATCCAAAGTGTTTTATCCATTGCTTCTCATCATTGCTTTCGTTTCTAAAGGGCTCAATATGCTTCTTCGGGGAAAAAAAGAATCTTCCGAGCTGGTTTTAACACGCGAAGAGCTGCAAAATATTTTAGAGCGTGTCCATACCAAAAAAATGGTAGATATTGAAAGATTGGAAGGGGGATTGATTCAAAATATCTTCAAACTCAAACATAAACCTATGAGCACCATGATCACGCCTTTAGGCGAACTTCTGCTTGTTCCCAAGACTACACCCGTTAGTTCTGTTAAAACGCTCTTAAAGGCCAATTACATGCCCTACGTGCTTGTGTATGACCAAGTGCCTACCAAAATCACCAAGATTGTTTTTTCCAAAGAGCTCGTGCAAAAAAACCAGCAAGGGGAGATTGACCAACTTGGAAAACTTCCTTGGTTTGTGACACAAGATGTCAATGCACTTGAATTATTAAAACAACTTCGAAGCAACATGCGTGTTGTGGCGTGTATTTTAGATACACAAGCAAATGCCATTGGAACAGTACAAATAGAAGATATTTTCGAAGAATTATTCCCAAGAGCAAAACACAAAAAATCCAAATTAATGCGCGCTTATCAACTCACAGTTGATGCAGATCTCACAATCCAAGAATTCAATGAGCAATTTCATACCAATATTGAAGCCTCAGAAGAGATGACTTTGCAAGAGCTAATGCTTGACAAATTGGGTCATGTTCCTAAAGAAGGAGACACGATTATGCTAGAGCATTTAGAAATCAAAGTGCTCGACGCTAACGTCTTTTCTACAAAGACGTTGAGTGTGCGTTCTGTTTTGGAATAA
- the stp_1 gene encoding Serine/threonine phosphatase stp, which produces MTQFKSFALSDMGFYRKKNEDAFALIDECAFFVLADGIGGHPSGDVAAKQAVKTLCELIKEKHVQFLKEKIHIEKIKRAFKTLIHQTNEHVFTLSQSKQLLLGMGTTLACAYFFEEFLVYAHVGDSRIYRIRENELEQLTQDHSYVQELLDQGLISETESKKHVKRNVITKAIGTKMHVQPSIQLSECQEKDIYLLCSDGLHDVLTNGQMEEIINRSDDLEIAANLLINAAKRKGSRDNITVLFIEKQ; this is translated from the coding sequence ATGACACAGTTTAAATCGTTTGCACTTTCTGACATGGGGTTTTATCGAAAGAAAAATGAGGATGCGTTTGCCCTTATAGATGAGTGTGCGTTTTTTGTGCTTGCAGATGGCATTGGAGGGCATCCTTCAGGAGATGTGGCTGCAAAACAAGCGGTCAAAACACTATGCGAGCTCATCAAAGAAAAACATGTGCAATTTCTAAAAGAAAAGATCCATATTGAAAAAATCAAGCGGGCATTCAAAACGCTTATCCATCAAACCAACGAACACGTGTTTACTCTGTCACAATCCAAGCAACTTTTGTTAGGTATGGGCACGACTCTGGCATGTGCCTATTTTTTTGAAGAGTTTTTGGTCTATGCGCATGTGGGCGATTCTAGAATCTATCGCATAAGAGAAAATGAGTTAGAACAACTCACGCAAGATCATTCCTATGTGCAAGAACTTTTAGATCAAGGATTGATCTCAGAAACAGAGAGTAAAAAACATGTAAAACGCAATGTGATTACAAAAGCCATTGGAACCAAAATGCATGTACAACCCTCGATTCAACTGAGTGAATGCCAAGAAAAGGATATCTACTTATTGTGTTCTGATGGATTGCATGATGTATTAACAAATGGTCAAATGGAAGAGATTATTAATCGATCGGATGATCTTGAAATTGCAGCCAATTTGCTCATCAACGCGGCAAAAAGAAAGGGCAGTCGAGACAATATCACGGTTCTTTTTATTGAAAAACAGTAA
- the iscS_1 gene encoding Cysteine desulfurase IscS: protein MEHIYLDNNATTLIDSRVKAVLLEVLEMGPLNASSVHFYGQMAKTRLIEARRHIAQMLDVHPQEIIFTSGATEALNGILLGFRAKTILTSTIEHSAVHKTCQYLETLGVDVIYLKPTSEGNIDPKEVEKALEKGVDLAVFGAANSETGVLNDIESIAKLCQEHSTFCFVDGAQLMGKEKVIIYPGCDAICFSAHKFHGPCGVGFCYLNRKAKLKPFLIGGGQEYARRSGTQSLPLICALEKAVDIAQSEIEKNKKQMQNLRDQLEDSLLSNPCIQRNGSKLRLCNTTNLFFDHVDGEGLLFNLDMEGVCASLGSACSSGALEPSRVLLEMGYNQARALSSLRFSLSRFTTEEEIKKSVGVIQSHISKISSVS from the coding sequence ATGGAACATATCTACCTAGATAACAATGCCACCACCTTAATTGATTCACGTGTAAAGGCTGTGCTCTTAGAAGTCTTGGAGATGGGCCCTTTAAATGCCTCGTCTGTGCACTTTTATGGCCAAATGGCCAAAACACGCTTGATCGAAGCAAGACGCCATATTGCCCAAATGCTAGATGTTCATCCTCAAGAAATTATTTTCACAAGTGGAGCGACAGAAGCTCTCAATGGTATTCTTTTAGGTTTTCGTGCTAAAACCATCTTAACTTCCACCATTGAACATTCTGCTGTCCATAAAACCTGCCAATATTTAGAAACGCTAGGGGTTGATGTTATCTACCTAAAACCTACAAGTGAGGGTAATATCGACCCAAAAGAGGTAGAAAAAGCGTTAGAAAAAGGTGTAGACCTTGCGGTATTTGGAGCGGCCAATTCTGAAACCGGTGTCTTGAATGACATTGAGTCCATTGCCAAGCTTTGTCAGGAGCATTCCACTTTTTGCTTTGTAGATGGCGCACAGCTAATGGGCAAAGAAAAGGTTATTATTTATCCAGGATGCGATGCGATCTGTTTTTCTGCACACAAGTTTCATGGACCTTGTGGCGTGGGTTTTTGTTATTTGAATAGAAAAGCGAAGCTAAAACCTTTTTTGATTGGGGGCGGTCAGGAGTATGCAAGGCGCTCTGGCACGCAAAGTTTGCCCCTTATTTGCGCATTGGAAAAAGCTGTTGATATTGCCCAAAGTGAGATCGAGAAAAACAAAAAACAGATGCAAAACTTAAGAGATCAATTAGAAGACTCCCTACTTTCAAATCCTTGCATTCAAAGAAATGGATCTAAGTTGCGTCTTTGTAACACAACAAATCTATTTTTTGATCATGTAGATGGAGAGGGATTATTATTTAATTTGGATATGGAGGGTGTGTGTGCGTCTTTGGGATCGGCATGTAGTAGTGGTGCTCTAGAACCTTCTCGTGTCTTGTTAGAAATGGGATATAATCAAGCGCGCGCGCTATCTTCTTTGCGTTTTTCTCTATCGCGATTTACAACAGAAGAAGAGATAAAAAAATCCGTTGGGGTGATTCAATCTCATATTTCAAAAATCTCATCAGTTAGCTAG
- the iscA gene encoding Iron-binding protein IscA: MIKKTMIIEDIFESYPQRAEKLAHILMQFGLQCVGCHVATTETLEAGIIGHGIQDQLDEILKALNDEISRPLDTISLMPLAAQKFKDFCKSENKDGFGLRFGEVESSCCQRQYVLDFEEKATLNDRTFHSNGISIFVKQNLVKQLLGSEIDYIEELNNTGFKVFNPNSKSSCKCKGHE, from the coding sequence ATGATTAAAAAAACCATGATTATTGAGGATATTTTCGAAAGCTATCCACAAAGAGCTGAAAAACTAGCGCACATTTTAATGCAATTTGGACTCCAATGTGTAGGATGTCACGTGGCTACAACAGAAACGCTAGAAGCGGGCATTATTGGACATGGGATACAAGATCAACTAGATGAGATCCTAAAAGCTTTAAATGATGAGATTTCACGGCCCTTAGATACGATTTCACTCATGCCCCTAGCTGCGCAAAAATTTAAGGATTTTTGCAAATCAGAAAACAAGGATGGGTTTGGCCTGAGATTTGGAGAGGTCGAATCTAGTTGCTGCCAGCGTCAATATGTGCTGGATTTTGAAGAAAAAGCCACTCTTAACGATCGCACGTTTCATTCCAACGGAATCTCAATTTTTGTGAAGCAAAACCTTGTGAAACAACTACTTGGATCTGAAATCGACTATATTGAAGAGCTCAATAATACAGGATTTAAGGTCTTCAATCCCAACTCAAAATCTAGCTGCAAATGCAAAGGGCATGAATAA
- the fdx1 gene encoding Ferredoxin-1 produces MARLTINDEEVELENGSEIQEVCEEAGLNFGCTEGICGTCLIEVTEGMENLSAFTQQEEDFLGEMEKERLACQCKIKEGNVKVTF; encoded by the coding sequence ATGGCAAGACTCACAATAAATGATGAAGAAGTGGAACTGGAGAATGGATCTGAAATTCAAGAGGTGTGCGAAGAAGCAGGCTTGAATTTTGGCTGTACTGAAGGTATTTGTGGAACTTGTCTTATCGAGGTGACAGAGGGAATGGAGAATTTAAGCGCATTTACTCAGCAAGAAGAAGATTTTTTGGGAGAAATGGAAAAAGAGCGCTTAGCGTGTCAGTGTAAAATTAAAGAAGGCAATGTAAAGGTCACATTCTGA
- the adk gene encoding adenylate kinase, whose protein sequence is MYCILGIIFKLDERCFVKYPTFLIFGPPGSGKGTQGKSLCELRGFVHVSSGDVIRHLDPDSEQGQLFFKYANRGELAPNDGLIVDIVRQYIEMLINTHQFDPKTQKLLLDGVPRTKTQAKLIESYCDILGVIVLQSVDNQELTERLRQRAQIEGRLDDQKEEVLVKRFKVYEQQTQEVLSHYPSLKQFKVNCLQSKSKVLEDILNIIPK, encoded by the coding sequence ATGTATTGTATATTGGGTATTATTTTTAAGCTTGATGAGAGGTGTTTTGTGAAATATCCTACATTTTTGATTTTCGGGCCTCCTGGAAGCGGAAAGGGCACACAGGGAAAATCTCTTTGTGAATTAAGAGGATTTGTTCACGTATCTTCGGGGGATGTCATTCGTCATCTGGACCCTGATTCTGAGCAAGGCCAGCTCTTTTTTAAATATGCGAATAGAGGTGAATTAGCTCCCAATGATGGATTGATTGTAGACATTGTACGTCAATATATCGAAATGCTCATCAATACGCATCAATTTGATCCAAAGACACAAAAACTGCTTTTAGATGGAGTTCCTCGCACAAAGACTCAGGCTAAGCTTATTGAGTCCTATTGCGATATTTTAGGGGTGATCGTATTGCAATCGGTTGATAATCAAGAGCTTACAGAGAGGTTGCGTCAAAGGGCCCAAATTGAAGGGCGTTTAGATGATCAAAAAGAAGAGGTTTTGGTCAAGCGTTTTAAGGTTTATGAGCAGCAGACTCAAGAAGTTTTATCTCATTACCCAAGTCTTAAGCAATTTAAAGTGAATTGTTTACAATCTAAATCCAAAGTATTAGAAGATATTTTAAATATTATTCCAAAATAA